A section of the Streptomyces sp. V3I8 genome encodes:
- a CDS encoding spermidine synthase, whose product MTTSYAAPHDSPVVIDRREGPYGEIVLRRHGALLQIIANGCFLMDTSDGRSERLLVDAALGALDGRTAPDVLIGGLGVGFSLAHAAAEPRWGRIAVVERERAVIDWHRSGPLAELSANALADPRTEIIEADLVTHVNETSDTYDVLCLDIDNGPEWTVTEGNESLYSGGGLAACARVLKPGGILAVWSARPSPDFASTLQNAGFRQVRTEEIPVARGVPDVVHLAVRPG is encoded by the coding sequence ATGACCACCTCGTACGCCGCGCCCCATGACAGTCCCGTAGTCATCGACCGCCGCGAGGGACCGTACGGAGAGATCGTGCTGCGGCGGCACGGCGCGCTGCTGCAGATCATCGCCAACGGGTGCTTCCTCATGGACACCTCCGACGGCCGCTCGGAGCGGCTGCTGGTCGACGCCGCGCTCGGCGCGCTGGACGGGCGCACCGCGCCGGACGTACTGATCGGCGGTCTCGGCGTCGGCTTCTCCCTCGCCCACGCGGCGGCCGAGCCCCGCTGGGGCCGCATCGCCGTGGTCGAGCGGGAACGGGCGGTCATCGACTGGCACCGCTCGGGGCCCCTCGCCGAGTTGTCGGCAAACGCGCTCGCGGACCCGCGCACCGAGATCATCGAGGCGGATCTCGTCACACACGTCAATGAGACATCCGACACGTACGACGTACTGTGCCTCGACATCGACAACGGACCCGAGTGGACCGTCACGGAGGGCAACGAAAGCCTCTACTCCGGTGGCGGACTCGCCGCGTGCGCGCGGGTGTTGAAGCCCGGCGGGATACTCGCCGTCTGGTCGGCCAGACCTTCGCCTGATTTTGCAAGTACCTTGCAGAATGCCGGGTTCCGGCAGGTGCGTACCGAAGAGATCCCGGTTGCCCGAGGCGTTCCGGACGTGGTGCATCTCGCGGTAAGACCTGGATAG
- a CDS encoding response regulator transcription factor, translating to MEQTHTSHNGTAATPGAQRRVLVVEDDPTIVDAIAARLRAEGFLVQTASDGPAAVDTAEAWQPDLLILDIMLPGFDGLEVCRRVQAARPVPVMMLTARDDETDMLVGLGVGADDYMTKPFSMRELAARVHVLLRRVERAALAASTPRSGILRLGELEIDHAQRRVRVRSEDVHLTPTEFDLLVCLANTPRAVLSREQLLAEVWDWADASGTRTVDSHIKALRRKIGAERIRTVHGVGYALETPTP from the coding sequence ATGGAGCAGACACACACCTCGCACAACGGCACGGCGGCCACGCCGGGCGCTCAACGCCGGGTGCTGGTGGTCGAGGACGATCCGACGATCGTCGACGCCATCGCCGCCCGGCTGCGCGCCGAAGGGTTCCTCGTGCAAACAGCGAGTGACGGACCGGCCGCCGTGGACACGGCCGAGGCATGGCAGCCCGACCTGTTGATCCTCGACATCATGCTGCCGGGTTTCGACGGCCTGGAGGTCTGCCGGCGCGTCCAGGCGGCCCGCCCGGTGCCGGTCATGATGCTCACCGCGCGCGACGACGAGACGGACATGCTGGTCGGGCTCGGCGTGGGCGCCGACGACTACATGACGAAACCGTTCTCCATGCGTGAGCTGGCCGCGCGTGTGCACGTTCTGTTGCGGCGGGTGGAGCGGGCCGCGCTGGCCGCGTCCACGCCCCGTTCCGGCATCCTGCGCCTCGGTGAGCTGGAGATCGACCACGCACAGCGCCGGGTGCGGGTGCGTTCCGAGGACGTGCACCTGACGCCGACCGAGTTCGACCTGCTGGTCTGCCTGGCCAACACCCCGCGCGCGGTGCTCTCCCGCGAGCAGTTGCTGGCCGAGGTGTGGGACTGGGCGGACGCGTCCGGCACCCGGACCGTGGACAGCCACATCAAGGCCCTGCGCCGGAAGATCGGCGCCGAACGGATCCGTACGGTGCACGGCGTGGGCTACGCGCTGGAGACCCCGACGCCCTAA
- a CDS encoding ATP-binding protein, which translates to MRGRGVLRGRVKAGAGPVTGPADGAGFPGAESSGTGSPGTGPAQVTGTAAPGTPPGTVSGSGSWGDVRPFSIKTKLGTLVVVSVFITTGLLMIAVRTETELRFITVFSMIATLLITQFVAHSITAPLDEMSTVARGISHGDYTRRVRGADRRDELGDLAQTINRMADDLEAQERQRKELVANVSHELRTPIAGLRAVLENVVDGVSAADPETMRTALKQTERLGRLVETLLDLSRLDSGVVPLRKRRFEVWPYLSGVLKEANMVASARAGIASGSGSHTRTDVHLHLDVSPPELTAHVDPERIHQVVANLIDNAVKHSPPHGRVTVRARRGDGPESLDLEVLDEGPGIPRSEWHRVFERFNRGGVVAPHGPGSDGGTGLGLAIARWAVDLHGGRIGVAESERGCRIQVTLPGVPSPDRLT; encoded by the coding sequence ATGAGGGGTCGCGGCGTACTGCGCGGGCGCGTCAAGGCGGGCGCGGGGCCGGTGACCGGCCCGGCCGACGGTGCGGGATTCCCCGGCGCGGAGTCCTCTGGCACCGGATCCCCCGGCACGGGTCCGGCCCAGGTCACCGGTACGGCGGCCCCCGGCACGCCGCCGGGCACGGTCTCCGGTTCCGGTTCCTGGGGGGACGTACGGCCCTTCTCCATCAAGACGAAACTCGGCACGCTGGTCGTCGTCTCGGTCTTCATCACCACGGGCCTGCTGATGATCGCGGTGCGCACCGAGACCGAGCTGCGCTTCATCACGGTCTTCTCGATGATCGCCACCCTGCTGATCACCCAGTTCGTGGCGCACTCGATCACCGCCCCGCTGGACGAGATGAGCACCGTCGCGCGGGGCATCTCGCACGGCGACTACACGCGCCGGGTCAGGGGCGCCGACCGCCGGGACGAGCTGGGCGACCTGGCCCAGACGATCAACCGCATGGCCGACGACCTGGAGGCCCAGGAGCGCCAGCGCAAGGAGCTCGTGGCGAACGTCTCGCACGAGCTGCGCACCCCCATCGCGGGCCTGCGCGCGGTCCTGGAGAACGTGGTGGACGGGGTGTCCGCCGCCGACCCCGAGACGATGCGCACGGCCCTGAAGCAGACCGAGCGGCTGGGGCGCCTGGTGGAGACGCTGCTCGACCTCTCCCGCCTGGACAGCGGCGTCGTACCGCTGCGCAAGCGGCGCTTCGAGGTGTGGCCGTACCTGTCCGGCGTACTGAAGGAGGCCAACATGGTGGCCTCCGCGCGCGCGGGCATCGCCTCCGGTTCCGGCAGCCACACGCGCACCGACGTCCACCTGCACCTCGACGTGTCCCCGCCGGAGCTGACCGCGCACGTGGACCCGGAACGGATCCACCAGGTCGTCGCCAACCTCATCGACAACGCGGTCAAACACAGCCCGCCGCACGGCCGGGTCACGGTGCGGGCCCGGCGCGGCGACGGCCCCGAGTCCCTGGACCTGGAGGTCCTGGACGAGGGCCCCGGCATCCCGCGCTCGGAGTGGCACCGGGTCTTCGAGCGGTTCAACCGCGGCGGGGTCGTCGCGCCGCACGGCCCGGGCAGCGACGGCGGTACGGGCCTCGGGCTCGCGATCGCCCGCTGGGCGGTGGATCTGCACGGTGGCCGGATCGGCGTGGCCGAATCCGAGCGGGGCTGCCGGATCCAGGTCACCCTTCCGGGAGTGCCCTCGCCGGACAGGTTGACGTAG
- a CDS encoding multifunctional oxoglutarate decarboxylase/oxoglutarate dehydrogenase thiamine pyrophosphate-binding subunit/dihydrolipoyllysine-residue succinyltransferase subunit gives MSPQSPSNSSISTDDQAAGKNPAAAFGPNEWLVDEIYQQYLQDPNSVDRAWWDFFADYKPGGATASPQAGTAAAGGAGTTAAPAPSAPAAPPAQAKAPAQAAPVQAPAAPAQAAPAAAKPAAAAPAAAAPAKAPAPAAAPAKPAAARPAAAKAAPAPESHGGPEYVTLRGPGAAVAKNMNASIEVPTATSVRAVPVKLLFDNRIVINNHLKRARGGKISFTHLIGYAMVQAIKAMPSMNYSFVEKDGKPTLVKPEHVNFGLAIDLVKPNGDRQLVVAGIKKAETLNFFEFWQAYEDIVRRARDGKLTMDDFTGVTVSLTNPGGLGTVHSVPRLMPGQSVIMGVGAMDYPAEFQGTSQDTLNKLGISKVMTLTSTYDHRVIQGAASGEFLRVVANYLLGENGFYDEIFEALRIPYEPVRWLKDIDASHDSDVTKAARVFELIHSYRVRGHVMADTDPLEYRQRKHPDLDITEHGLTLWDLEREFAVGGFAGKSLMKLRDILGVLRDSYCRTTGVEFMHIQDPKQRRWIQDRIERPHSKPEREEQLRILRRLNAAEAFETFLQTKYVGQKRFSLEGGESVIPLLDAVLDSAAESRLDEVVVGMAHRGRLNVLANIVGKSYAQIFREFEGNLDPKSMHGSGDVKYHLGAEGVFTGLDGEQIKVSLAANPSHLEAVDPILEGIARAKQDIINKGGTDFTVLPVALHGDAAFAGQGVVAETLNMSQLRGYRTGGTVHVVINNQVGFTAAPESSRSSMYATDVARMIEAPIFHVNGDDPEAVVRVARLAFEFRQAFNKDVVIDLICYRRRGHNESDNPAFTQPLMYDLIDKKRSVRKLYTESLIGRGDITLEEAEQALQDYQGQLEKVFTEVREAASAASESHAPDVKPEFPVAVTTAVSQEVVKRIAESQVNIPERVTVHPRLLPQLQRRASMVEDGTIDWGMGETLAIGSLLLEGTPVRLSGQDSRRGTFGQRHAVLIDRETGEDFTPLQYLSDEQARYNCYDSLLSEYAAMGFEYGYSLARPESLVMWEAQFGDFVNGAQTVVDEFISSAEQKWGQTSGVTLLLPHGYEGQGPDHSSARPERFLQMCAQNNMTVAMPTLPSNYFHLLRWQVHNPHHKPLVVFTPKSMLRLKAAASKAEEFTTGGFRPVIGDDSVDPAAVKKVVFTAGKVYYDLDGERKKRGITDTAVIRIERLYPLPGAELQAEIAKYPNAEKYLWAQEEPANQGAWPFIALNLIDHLDLAVGAEVPHGERLRRISRPASSSPAVGSAKRHQAEQEQLVREVFDA, from the coding sequence GTGTCGCCACAGTCCCCCAGTAACTCGAGCATCTCGACCGATGACCAAGCCGCCGGGAAGAACCCCGCGGCCGCTTTCGGACCCAACGAGTGGCTCGTCGATGAGATCTATCAGCAGTACCTCCAGGACCCGAATTCGGTAGACCGAGCCTGGTGGGACTTCTTCGCCGACTACAAGCCGGGCGGCGCGACCGCCTCGCCCCAGGCGGGTACCGCGGCCGCGGGGGGCGCGGGAACCACCGCCGCCCCCGCTCCGTCCGCCCCGGCAGCTCCCCCGGCCCAGGCCAAGGCTCCGGCCCAGGCCGCGCCGGTCCAGGCTCCGGCCGCCCCGGCGCAGGCCGCACCCGCGGCCGCGAAGCCCGCGGCCGCCGCTCCGGCGGCTGCCGCCCCGGCCAAGGCGCCGGCTCCGGCCGCCGCCCCGGCGAAGCCCGCCGCGGCCAGGCCGGCCGCCGCCAAGGCCGCGCCCGCCCCGGAGTCCCACGGGGGCCCCGAGTACGTGACGCTGCGCGGTCCGGGCGCCGCGGTCGCGAAGAACATGAACGCCTCCATCGAGGTCCCCACGGCCACGTCCGTGCGCGCGGTCCCGGTGAAGCTGCTCTTCGACAACCGCATCGTCATCAACAACCACCTGAAGCGTGCCCGGGGCGGGAAGATCTCCTTCACCCACCTCATCGGCTACGCGATGGTGCAGGCCATCAAGGCCATGCCGTCGATGAATTACTCCTTCGTGGAGAAGGACGGCAAGCCGACCCTGGTCAAGCCGGAGCACGTCAACTTCGGTCTCGCCATCGACCTGGTGAAGCCCAACGGCGACCGCCAGCTGGTCGTCGCGGGCATCAAGAAGGCCGAGACGCTGAACTTCTTCGAGTTCTGGCAGGCCTACGAGGACATCGTCCGCCGCGCCCGTGACGGCAAGCTGACGATGGACGACTTCACCGGGGTCACCGTCTCGCTGACCAACCCCGGCGGCCTCGGCACCGTCCACTCCGTGCCGCGTCTGATGCCCGGTCAGTCGGTCATCATGGGCGTCGGCGCGATGGACTACCCCGCGGAGTTCCAGGGCACCTCGCAGGACACCCTGAACAAGCTCGGCATCTCGAAGGTCATGACGCTCACGTCGACCTACGACCACCGGGTCATCCAGGGCGCCGCGTCCGGCGAGTTCCTGCGCGTCGTCGCGAACTACCTGCTCGGCGAGAACGGCTTCTACGACGAGATCTTCGAGGCCCTGCGCATCCCCTACGAGCCGGTCCGCTGGCTCAAGGACATCGACGCCTCGCACGACAGCGACGTCACGAAGGCCGCCCGGGTCTTCGAGCTGATCCACTCCTACCGGGTCCGCGGCCACGTCATGGCCGACACCGACCCGCTGGAGTACCGCCAGCGCAAGCACCCCGACCTGGACATCACCGAGCACGGGCTCACCCTGTGGGACCTGGAGCGCGAGTTCGCGGTCGGCGGTTTCGCGGGCAAGTCCCTGATGAAGCTGCGCGACATCCTCGGCGTGCTGCGCGACTCGTACTGCCGCACCACCGGCGTCGAGTTCATGCACATCCAGGACCCGAAGCAGCGCCGCTGGATCCAGGACCGCATCGAGCGCCCGCACAGCAAGCCGGAGCGCGAGGAGCAGCTGCGCATCCTGCGCCGGCTGAACGCGGCGGAGGCGTTCGAGACCTTCCTGCAGACGAAGTACGTCGGCCAGAAGCGCTTCTCCCTGGAGGGCGGCGAGTCCGTCATCCCGCTGCTCGACGCGGTGCTCGACTCCGCCGCCGAGTCGCGCCTGGACGAGGTCGTCGTCGGCATGGCCCACCGCGGCCGCCTGAACGTCCTGGCGAACATCGTCGGCAAGTCGTACGCGCAGATCTTCCGGGAGTTCGAGGGCAACCTCGACCCGAAGTCGATGCACGGCTCCGGCGACGTCAAGTACCACCTGGGCGCCGAGGGCGTCTTCACGGGCCTGGACGGCGAGCAGATCAAGGTCTCGCTGGCCGCCAACCCCTCGCACCTGGAGGCGGTCGACCCGATCCTCGAGGGCATCGCCCGCGCCAAGCAGGACATCATCAACAAGGGCGGCACGGACTTCACCGTCCTGCCGGTCGCCCTGCACGGTGACGCGGCCTTCGCGGGCCAGGGCGTGGTGGCCGAGACCCTGAACATGTCGCAGCTGCGGGGCTACCGCACCGGCGGTACGGTCCACGTGGTCATCAACAACCAGGTCGGCTTCACCGCCGCCCCGGAATCGTCGCGCTCCTCCATGTACGCCACCGACGTGGCCCGCATGATCGAGGCGCCGATCTTCCACGTGAACGGCGACGACCCCGAGGCCGTCGTCCGCGTCGCGCGGCTGGCCTTCGAGTTCCGGCAGGCGTTCAACAAGGACGTCGTCATCGACCTCATCTGCTACCGCCGCCGCGGTCACAACGAGTCCGACAACCCGGCGTTCACCCAGCCGCTGATGTACGACCTGATCGACAAGAAGCGCTCGGTGCGCAAGCTCTACACCGAGTCGCTGATCGGCCGGGGCGACATCACGCTGGAGGAGGCCGAGCAGGCGCTGCAGGACTACCAGGGCCAGCTGGAGAAGGTCTTCACGGAGGTCCGCGAGGCGGCGTCGGCGGCGTCCGAGTCGCACGCCCCGGACGTGAAGCCCGAGTTCCCGGTGGCGGTCACCACGGCCGTCTCCCAGGAGGTCGTCAAGCGGATCGCCGAGTCCCAGGTCAACATCCCCGAGCGCGTCACCGTCCACCCGCGCCTGCTGCCCCAGCTGCAGCGCCGCGCGTCGATGGTCGAGGACGGCACGATCGACTGGGGCATGGGCGAGACGCTCGCGATCGGCTCCCTGCTCCTGGAGGGCACCCCGGTGCGCCTCTCGGGCCAGGACTCCCGCCGCGGCACGTTCGGCCAGCGCCACGCGGTGCTCATCGACCGCGAGACGGGCGAGGACTTCACCCCGCTGCAGTACCTGTCGGACGAGCAGGCCCGCTACAACTGCTACGACTCGCTCCTGTCCGAGTACGCGGCGATGGGCTTCGAGTACGGCTACTCGCTGGCGCGTCCCGAGTCCCTCGTGATGTGGGAGGCGCAGTTCGGCGACTTCGTCAACGGCGCCCAGACGGTGGTGGACGAGTTCATCTCGTCGGCGGAGCAGAAGTGGGGCCAGACGTCCGGCGTCACGCTGCTCCTCCCGCACGGCTACGAGGGCCAGGGCCCGGACCACTCGTCCGCCCGCCCGGAGCGCTTCCTCCAGATGTGCGCGCAGAACAACATGACGGTCGCCATGCCGACGCTCCCGTCGAACTACTTCCACCTCCTGCGGTGGCAGGTGCACAACCCGCACCACAAGCCGCTGGTGGTCTTCACCCCGAAGTCGATGCTCCGCCTCAAGGCGGCCGCGTCGAAGGCGGAGGAGTTCACGACGGGCGGCTTCCGTCCGGTCATCGGCGACGACTCGGTCGACCCGGCGGCCGTCAAGAAGGTCGTCTTCACGGCCGGCAAGGTCTACTACGACCTCGACGGTGAGCGGAAGAAGCGCGGCATCACGGACACGGCCGTCATCCGCATCGAGCGCCTGTACCCCCTCCCGGGTGCCGAGCTCCAGGCGGAGATCGCCAAGTACCCGAACGCCGAGAAGTACCTGTGGGCCCAGGAGGAGCCGGCGAACCAGGGCGCGTGGCCGTTCATCGCGCTGAACCTCATCGACCACCTGGACCTGGCGGTCGGCGCGGAGGTTCCCCACGGGGAGCGCCTGCGCCGCATCTCCCGCCCGGCGAGCTCGTCCCCGGCGGTGGGATCGGCCAAGCGCCACCAGGCGGAGCAGGAGCAGCTGGTGCGCGAGGTGTTCGACGCCTGA